The following nucleotide sequence is from Mycobacterium sp. 3519A.
GACCATGGCGTCGGGGGCCCAGGGGTCGTCGTCGACGGTGCCGGTGATTTCGGCGATCAGCGAGTGCGGGTTGCGGAACGAGATGCCCGCGCAGACACCGAGGACGTCGGACAGCCGCTGACTGAGCCAGCGTTCGACGCCCTTGGCGGGCACGATGATCAGCTCTTCGGCGAACGGGTCGGCCAGGGGAGTGGCCAGCAGCTGGCTGAGGCCGTCGGCGAGGAGATCGGTGCGCTCAGCGCGGTGCAGATGCAGACCCATCGACGATCACACTAGGACGACTCCGCTGTCGCCTTCGACAAGACGCTTCAACTCGTCGACGACACGGCCGAGTTCGTTGACCATCCAGCTGTCGAGGCCGCGGTTGCGGTACGCGGCGAGCAACTCGGTGTAGTACCAGAGGTGGTCGTGCGGGTTCTTGCGGTTGAAGCGTTCCCACAGCGCCGGTCCGTGCTCGTGGTAGTCGCGCAGCATGGACCGCGCGTTGTCGAGCTTGTCGGCGACGGAGACCAGAAGGGTGTCGTGGCCGACGTCGGCGAGGTGGGCGATGTAGGCGCGCTTGCGGTCGAGCCACGGGGGCTTCGGCTCTTCGTCGGTGTCGCTGCACTCGTCGACGATGCGGGCCACGTCGTCTCCGAAGGCGCTGCGGATCTCCTCGAGGGTCGGGGGACCGCCCTGGTCCTCGACCGTGTCGTGCAGCAGCGCCGCGATGGCTTGTGTTTCGGAGCCGCCGTCGTTGAGCACCAGGGAGGCGACGCTCAGCAGATGGCCGATGTACGGGATGTCGCCGCCCTTGCGGACCTGGCTGTGGTGTTTGTGCTCGGCGTAGACGAGCGCCTTGGAGAACTGATCGGTCAGCTTCGGTGTGGCAGTTTGCTCAGTCAATGTCGATTCTTCCCCTTTCAGCTTGACCATAGCCGGTGGGGGTGACCGGAAAGTTTTGCCGGCCTTCGCGCCTCAGTTCCCCGCGAACCACGCCGTCGTGACCGCGCGCCGCCGCGGCGGCTCGAACGGCGTATCCCGCGGGCCCAGTTCGCCCACGCGCACGATCCACACCGGCCCAGACCGATCGATGGCCGACACCGGATCCGCGCCCGCCGCCACCAGAACCCCCATCGACGTCTTGCCGGGATTGCATCCGTACACCGGTACCATGTCGTCGGCCCTTGCGCCCCAATCGATTCCGTTCGGCAGGATGCACCGCGTCCCGTCCTCCAGCTGCATCGCGAACGGCATGGGCACCGGCGGCGGGTCCACTGCGGGCAGCGCACCCGGCTTTGCGAACCGCCGCAGCCCCTTGCTCCAGGGGTCGGCGAGGCACAGCACAAACGCCGACGCGGGCCAACAGACTTCGGCCGCCGCCTGCGCGGGCTCGCACGAGTAGATATTGGCCCCCACCGCCGCCGGCGACGGCGCTGGGCACGCCCATAGATTCGGCGAGCTCTGCCGATTCACCACCTGATACCCGTTGGCTGGTTCGCCGTTCGCCGAGACGGCCGCGACCGTGATGGTGACCGTCGCCCCAGGGGCCGCGTCGGCCTGGGGGATCTGCAACGCGAGAACCCCTGCGAGTGTGAAGACCGCCGACCGTAACACCAGAGCCTCCACATCCAGGATGGCGCATTCGGCGTGTGAATCAACGCGAATTAATAGGCTCGCCCCATGAAGGCGGTCACCTGTACCGACGCCAAGCTCGACGTCGTCGAG
It contains:
- a CDS encoding HD domain-containing protein; protein product: MTEQTATPKLTDQFSKALVYAEHKHHSQVRKGGDIPYIGHLLSVASLVLNDGGSETQAIAALLHDTVEDQGGPPTLEEIRSAFGDDVARIVDECSDTDEEPKPPWLDRKRAYIAHLADVGHDTLLVSVADKLDNARSMLRDYHEHGPALWERFNRKNPHDHLWYYTELLAAYRNRGLDSWMVNELGRVVDELKRLVEGDSGVVLV